CACAATGTTCCGACGACCGATTTGAAGGGCGGTGTGGATTCAATTGAAGATCCGGTGTCGCGCATTCAGGTGCAGACGTTGAACATGAACGCCAAAGAATTCGGGATTACCGAGTTTGGTATGGGTGACCCTCGTCAGGGGATCGTGCATGTTGTTGGTCCGGAAGAAGGGAAGACTCTGCCGGGGACGACTTTGGTTTGCGGTGATTCGCATACCGCGACGCATGGTGCATTGGGTGCCCTTGCACACGGTATCGGAACCTCTGAAGTCGAGCATGTCTTGGCGACTCAGTGTCTGATTCAGAAGAAAATGAAAAATATGCTGATCAAGGTCGACGGTCAGTTGAAGCCGGGTGTAACGCCGAAAGATGTGATTCTGGCGATCATCGGCAAGATCGGTACGGCTGGCGGTACGGGCTACGCGATGGAGTTCGGTGGTCAGGTTTTCCGTGATATGTCGGTCGAAGGGCGTATGACGGTCTGTAATATGGCGATCGAGGGTGGCGCGCGTGTCGGTCTGGTCGGTGTCGATGAAAAAACTGTCGAATATGTTAAAGGTCGTCCGTTTGCACCGAAAGGCGAGCTTTGGGATCAGGCGGTCGAAGCCTGGAAAGATCTGCATTCCGATGACGATGCGGTTTTTGACAAAGTCATCGAGATGGACGGTGCGGAAATCCAACCTCAGGTTTCCTGGGGAACCTCTCCGGAAATGGTGCTGGATGTGGATGGCATTGTTCCTGATCCGGATAAAGAAACCGATTCCGTGAAAGCGACTTCTATCCGTAATGCATTGAAATATATGGGGCTGAATGCCGGTACGCCGATCAAGGATATTCCGGTGGAGTATGTGTTTATCGGTTCCTGTACCAACTCGCGTATCGAAGATCTTCGCGCAGCGGCGGAAGTGCTTAAAGGACGCAAGAAATCCGATAAGGTTGAATTGGCGATTGCCGTTCCAGGTTCCGGGCTGGTGAAGCAGCAGGCGGAAGCGGAAGGTCTGGATAAGATCTTTATCGAAGCCGGTTTCGAATGGCGTAATCCGGGTTGCTCGATGTGTTTGGCCATGAATGCCGACCGCCTGCCGAGCGGTAAGCACTGTGCTTCGACGTCAAACCGTAACTTCGAAGGGCGTCAGGGTGCCGGCGGGCGTACTCACCTGGTGAGTCCTGAAATGGCTGCGGCGGCTGCGGTAGCCGGTCATTTCGTTGATGTGCGTGACATGCTATAAGTTCGGGAGAGAGAGATGGATAAGTTTACAACCTTGACAGCGATTGTTGCGCCGATGGACCGCGCGAATGTGGATACCGACGCAATTATTCCTAAACAGTTTCTGAAATCAATCAAGCGTTCAGGTTTCGGCCCGAACCTGTTTGACGAGTGGCGCTACGAAGATGTAGGTCAGCCGGATATGGATAACTCGAAACGTCCTCTGCGCCAAGATTTCGTTTTGAATCAGCCGCGTTATCAGGGGGCGAAGATCCTGTTGGCGCGTGAAAACTTCGGTTGCGGTTCCAGTCGTGAACACGCTCCATGGGCGCTGAAAGATTACGGTTTTGATGTGATTATTGCCCCGAGTTTTGCTGATATTTTCTTTAATAACAGTTTCAAGAACGGTATTCTGCCGATTATTCTCGATGAGAAAGTCGTTGATGAGCTGTTCAATGAAACCTTTGCTGTCGAAGGCTATGAGTTGACGGTTGATTTGTCGGCGCAGAAAATTGTTAAACCGAACGGTGATGAAATCCGTTTTGATGTCGACAGTTTCCGTAAGCACTGCCTGTTGAATGGTTTGGATGATATCGGTCTGACTTTGCAGCATGCTGAAGAAATTAAAACTTACGAAGAGAGTCGTAAGGCCAGTAAGCCTTGGTTGTACGCAAACTGATTGTGACGAGAAAATGACGTGTGTAGCAAGTTGCAAAATAGTTTGAATTTGCTGGCTCGTTTTCCCGGGTGAAACGTAAACAGAATTTTAAGAATATTATTCAATTTAAAGAGTTTAGATAAATGACAAAAAACGTATTGATTCTTCCTGGTGACGGTATCGGTCCTGAAATCACTGCTGAAGCGGTGAAAGTGTTGAACAAGCTGGTTGAAACCGACGGCTTGGATATTTCAATGGAAGAAGATCTGGTCGGTGGAGCGGCTTATGATGTTCACGGTGTTCCACTGGCGGATGAGACTATGGCCAAAGCGCACGCGGCAGATGCCGTTCTTCTTGGTGCTGTTGGCGGATATAAGTGGGAATCCCTGGATATCTCGGTTCGTCCTGAAAAAGGTCTGTTGCGTCTTCGTAAAGAGATGGAACTGTTTGCCAATCTGCGTCCGGCAGTTCTTTTCCCGCAGCTGGCTTCGGCGTCGACTCTGAAACCGGAAGTGGTTGCAGGTTTGGATATCCTTATCGTACGTGAATTGACCGGCGGTATCTATTTCGGACAGCCGCGCGGTATCCGCACTCTGGATAACGGCGAGCGCCAAGGGTACAACACTTATGTTTACTCCGAGTCTGAAGTGCGTCGTATTGCCCACGTAGCTTTCCAGGCTGCGATGAAGCGAAATAAGAAACTGACTTCGGTTGATAAGGCCAATGTACTGGAAGTAACCGAAATGTGGCGTGAAATCATTGATGAAATTGCGCCGGAGTATCCTGAAGTTCAGGTCAATCATATGTATGTCGATAATGCCGCGATGCAGCTGGTTCTGAATCCGAAGCAGTTTGACGTTATGGTGACCGGTAACATGTTCGGTGACATTCTGTCTGACGAAGCCTCTATGCTGACCGGTTCGATCGGTATGCTGGCGTCTGCGTCTCTTGATGCTAATAATAAAGGGATGTACGAGCCTAGTCACGGTTCGGCACCGGATATCGCCGGTCAAAATAAAGCCAACCCTCTGGCGACGATTCTTTCTGCGGCGATGATGCTACGTTACTCTCTAGGTCGCGAAGATCTGGCGGTGAAAATCGAAGAAGCTATTTCCAAAGTTTTGGATCAGGGTTTACGTACCGGCGACATTATGGATGCCGGCTGTACTCAGGTAACCTGTTCGGAAATGGGTGATGCCGTCGTCGCGGCACTGTAATTTGAGCTGCATGAGTTAAAGGGCGGAGTAGGCGTTGCGCAATCGGTTTACTGTTACGATCAGCGATGTGCATGGTGCGCGGCACTATTCCTTCACGCAACTCGCCAAGCGCTTTTTCTCTTGGATTCTATTGCTTTTTCTCACTCTTTGGGTGGCCGGCGCTTTAACCATTGTTTGGTTTTCCAATAAGGTTGATGAAGTCGAGGCGCAGCATCGGTTTGCCGTTAAGGCTTATTCGGACAGGCTGGCAAAAGTCGAAGACGATTATGAAAATATGCTGACCGAGAAAGGTGAGCTGGAAACTGCGCTTAATCAGAAGAGTGAGCGTTTGGACAGTCTTGGCCAGACACTGCAGAATATCGAAGAGATGATTATGACGCAGGATGAGTTGCAGAGCCTTGCAACCTTGCCTGTTGAGCAGCGTCTTGAGAATCTGCAGATGAGTGCTTTGGAGCGCAGTCTGATGCTGGCTTCGATTCCAAACGGTTCGGCAGTTAAGAATTTCAAAGGTTTTACCAGCTACTACGGTGTCCGCAAACACCCGGTTACCGGCGTTCGTAGTCGGCATCTCGGCATCGACTACCGTGGCGGGGTCGGAGAGGATGTCCTTGCTACGGCCGATGGTATTGTCTCTTTTTCTGCCTTTAGTAAGGAGACCGGGTTTGGTAATCTGGTTTCGATTATTCATGCAAATGGATTCAAAACCCGATATGGTCATCTGCATAAACGTACCGTTAAGGTAGGTGACTACGTGTATAAGGGTCAGAAAATTGGTGAGATCGGTAACACCGGTCGTTCGACGGGGCCGCATCTGCATTATGAGGTGTTGTTCCTGTCCCGCCGTATTGATCCGAAGCCATTTCATGAATGGTCGCAGGAAAATTACAACGCTATTTTTCAAGAGGTTAAGTTGGTACCATGGGGTTCTTTAGTTCAAGCCGCAAGTCTGCAAGCCAAGAAGGTGGAAAAACAATTATTGCCGAGGGATGTCGCATTCAGGGCGAGTTTACCGAATTAAAAGGTGAACTGCATAATGACGGCATGATCGAAGGGGTGATTAACACCGCTTTCGATATTTCGATCGGCAGCAATGGCGTGATTAAGGGGTTGATCAAAGCCCGTGAAGTGGTTTTGAGCGGCTTGATTGAAGGGCATGTTGCCTGCGAAAAAATTGAAATTCTCCCGGGCGGAAAGCTGGTTGGCGATCTGGTCTGCCGAGATTTTGTTATCGAGCAGGGTGGTAAGTTTATCGGGCAGCGGCACGAGCTGACCGAAGGTGGACGAGTCCTATCAATGACTGAAGCGCTGGATTCAAGTGAGCACAAGCGTTTACTTGAATTCGCCGGCCTTAAAGAAACTGACAGTGAAGAAGACGGTCTGGTGTTCGAGAATCTGGACCGAATGGAAAAATAATCCCGTTAAAGTTATTTTCGTAAGCGGTGTTGCAGCACAGCTCGCACCGCTATTTTTGTGAAATAAAGGATAAAAAATGACCAAGTTATATGATATTGCAGTAGTTGGTGCCACTGGTGCGGTAGGTGAAACGATTCTTAAGGTATTGGAAGAGCGCGATTTCCCGGTTGGGAATTTATACCCTCTGGCGTCGAGCCGTTCTGCCGGTAAAAAGATTCAGTTCAAAGGTCAGTGGGTTGAAGTGCAGGATCTTGAGAAGTTCGATTTTTCCAAGGCGCAGATCGGTCTGTTCTCACCGGGCGCGAGCATTTCCAAAATTTATGCACCGAAAGCTGCTGAAGCTGGCTGTGTTGTCGTGGATAACACCTCACAATTCCGTTATGACGACGATATTCCGTTGGTTGTTCCGGAAGTAAACCCAGAAGCGGTTGCCGGTTATAAGAGTCGCGGTATTATTGCGAACCCTAACTGTTCGACTATTCAGATGCTGGTCGCTCTTAAGCCGATCTATGATGCGGTTGGTATTAAACGCATTAATGTCGCGACTTATCAGGCGGTTTCAGGATCCGGTAAGGAAGCGATTGAAGAGCTGGCGACACAGACTGCGAATCTTCTGAATATGAAGCCGGTTGAAGCAAAAGTTTATCCTAAGCAGATCGCTTTTAACTGTATCCCGCAGATCGATGTCTTTATGGACAACGGTTACACCAAAGAAGAAATGAAGATGGTGTGGGAAACCAAAAAAATTATGGGCGACGATTCGATTCTGGTCAATCCGACTGCGGTTCGTGTACCGGTATTCTATGGTCACAGTGAAGCGGTGCATATTGAAACCGATAAGAAAATCACTGCAGCGGAAGCTAAGGCGTTGTTTGAAAAAGCCAATGGTGTGGTTCTGATGGATGAGCATGTCGATGGCGGTTACCCAACAGCGGTGACGGACGCAGCGGATACCAATCCGGTGTATGTTGGTCGTATTCGTGAAGACATTTCCTGTGAGAAAGGTCTGAATCTGTGGGTTGTAGCAGATAATGTCCGTAAAGGGGCTGCGACCAATACGGTGCAGATCGCCGAAGTTCTGATCAAGGATTATCTGTAATTCAATGCGTATTGCCCTTGGTATAGAGTATCAGGGAGGGGCCTACTGCGGATATCAGCGGCAAAAGCATTGTCCATCGGTGCAGGAAAATCTGGAAAATGCACTGAGTTCGATTGCCGCTGAGGGTGTCGAATTGCATTGTGCCGGACGCACAGATACCGGTGTGCATGCAATCGGCCAGGTAGTGCACTTTGAAACCCGCTCAGAGCGCCCTGAAAAGGCTTGGGTGCAAGGTACCAATACTCAATTGCCGGCCGATATCCGTGTCGTCTGGGCAAAGCCGATGGGTGAGGATTTTCATGCTCGCTTTTCGGCGGTTGCCCGTCAGTATCGATATGTGATTTTTAACCGCCGGGTGCATTCCGCGGTACTTGCCGGACGGGTGACGCATGAGCCGTACGAATTGGATGAATCCAGAATGCATCAGGCGGCGCAAGCATTGCTCGGAGAGCAGGATTTCTCCTCTTTCCGGGCGGCGGCCTGTCAGGCCAGTCACGCGATGCGCGAAGTTCAGCGGGTCTCGGTTAAGCGCTGCGGTGATTTTATTTTGATTGATATTCAGGCCAACGCTTTCCTGCATCACATGGTGCGGAATATTGTCGGGTCTCTGATTGAAGTCGGAAAAGGACACCAGCCGATTCAGTGGCTGGCTGATTTACTGGCTTTGCAGGATAGAACCCAGGCTGCGCCGACCGCTCCGGCCGAAGGGCTGTATTTTGTTAATGCTATTTATCCCGAAGGATTGGGCGTGCCGCAGGCTCCGCTGGATCAGGTCTTATGGCAGATGTAGGTCATGTGGTTGGCGAAGTGGGCGAAAAATACACTGTGAAATTTACCGATTTTACGGACTTCGTCAGGAATTAATTATCAATGGAAAACGTCAATGCGAACTCGTGTTAAAATCTGCGGCCTGACGCGAATTGAAGATGCTCTGCAGGCGGTAAATTCCGGAGCCGATGCGATCGGTCTGGTGTTTTACGAGCCGAGCCCTCGTTATGTGGATATTGCCAAGGCGAGGGAGATTGCCGCCCAGATTCCGGCTTTCGTTACGGTTACGGCGCTTTTTGTGAATCCGAGTAAAGAGCAGGTTGAGCAGGTTCTGAGCGAAGTGCGGATTGATCTGTTGCAGTTTCACGGGCAGGAACCGGGCGAATTCTGCAGACAGTTCGGAAGAAATTACATTAAAGCCGTGCCGATGCGAGAAGAGACTGATTTGGTACAGATAGCTGCCGAATTTCACGATTGCAGCGGCTTGCTTTTGGATACCTATAAGCCGGGGGTACCTGGCGGAACAGGTGAGACGTTTAACTGGCAGTGGATACCGCAGACATTTGCCAAACCGATTATTCTGGCCGGTGGCTTAACGCCTGAAAATGCCGGGCAGGCGATCGAAGCGGTTCATCCGTGGGCGCTGGATGTCAGTGGAGGGGTTGAAGCCTCCAAAGGCATTAAGTCCGCCGAAAAGATTTCGCGATTTATGCAAGAAGTAATGAGAAGAGTGTGATGTCAAAAGATTCTCCGACGATTGATTATGCAAAGTTTCCCGATGAGCATGGGCACTTTGGGCCATACGGTGGTATTTTTGCGCCGGAAACCCTGATGGCTGCTCTGGAGCAGCTTAATCAGGAATATGAAAGTGTAAAGAATGATCCGGTTTTTCTGGATGAACTGGCACAGGATCTGCGCGACTATGTTGGTCGCCCGACGCCTTTGTATTTCGCTAAACGCTGGTCGGAAGAACTTGGCGGAGCCAAAATTTATCTTAAGCGCGAAGATCTGAATCACACAGGTGCTCATAAGGTAAACAATACGATCGGTCAGGCACTTCTGGCAAAACGCCTAGGCAAAAAACGCATCATTGCCGAAACCGGTGCCGGTCAGCATGGTGTTGCCAGTGCGACGGTTGCCGCGCGTCTCGGTCTGGAATGTGTTGTCTATATGGGCGCCGACGATGTTGTGCGTCAGGCTCCGAATGTTGCGCGTATGAAAATGCTTGGCGCCACGGTCGTTGCAGTTGAGTCCGGTTCACGAACTC
The genomic region above belongs to Thiomicrorhabdus xiamenensis and contains:
- the leuC gene encoding 3-isopropylmalate dehydratase large subunit, encoding MAGKTLYDKLWDDHVVRQEEDGTALIYIDRQLLHEVTSPQAFEGLRLAGRKPWRIDANLATCDHNVPTTDLKGGVDSIEDPVSRIQVQTLNMNAKEFGITEFGMGDPRQGIVHVVGPEEGKTLPGTTLVCGDSHTATHGALGALAHGIGTSEVEHVLATQCLIQKKMKNMLIKVDGQLKPGVTPKDVILAIIGKIGTAGGTGYAMEFGGQVFRDMSVEGRMTVCNMAIEGGARVGLVGVDEKTVEYVKGRPFAPKGELWDQAVEAWKDLHSDDDAVFDKVIEMDGAEIQPQVSWGTSPEMVLDVDGIVPDPDKETDSVKATSIRNALKYMGLNAGTPIKDIPVEYVFIGSCTNSRIEDLRAAAEVLKGRKKSDKVELAIAVPGSGLVKQQAEAEGLDKIFIEAGFEWRNPGCSMCLAMNADRLPSGKHCASTSNRNFEGRQGAGGRTHLVSPEMAAAAAVAGHFVDVRDML
- the leuB gene encoding 3-isopropylmalate dehydrogenase, which codes for MTKNVLILPGDGIGPEITAEAVKVLNKLVETDGLDISMEEDLVGGAAYDVHGVPLADETMAKAHAADAVLLGAVGGYKWESLDISVRPEKGLLRLRKEMELFANLRPAVLFPQLASASTLKPEVVAGLDILIVRELTGGIYFGQPRGIRTLDNGERQGYNTYVYSESEVRRIAHVAFQAAMKRNKKLTSVDKANVLEVTEMWREIIDEIAPEYPEVQVNHMYVDNAAMQLVLNPKQFDVMVTGNMFGDILSDEASMLTGSIGMLASASLDANNKGMYEPSHGSAPDIAGQNKANPLATILSAAMMLRYSLGREDLAVKIEEAISKVLDQGLRTGDIMDAGCTQVTCSEMGDAVVAAL
- the truA gene encoding tRNA pseudouridine(38-40) synthase TruA, with amino-acid sequence MRIALGIEYQGGAYCGYQRQKHCPSVQENLENALSSIAAEGVELHCAGRTDTGVHAIGQVVHFETRSERPEKAWVQGTNTQLPADIRVVWAKPMGEDFHARFSAVARQYRYVIFNRRVHSAVLAGRVTHEPYELDESRMHQAAQALLGEQDFSSFRAAACQASHAMREVQRVSVKRCGDFILIDIQANAFLHHMVRNIVGSLIEVGKGHQPIQWLADLLALQDRTQAAPTAPAEGLYFVNAIYPEGLGVPQAPLDQVLWQM
- the leuD gene encoding 3-isopropylmalate dehydratase small subunit, producing MDKFTTLTAIVAPMDRANVDTDAIIPKQFLKSIKRSGFGPNLFDEWRYEDVGQPDMDNSKRPLRQDFVLNQPRYQGAKILLARENFGCGSSREHAPWALKDYGFDVIIAPSFADIFFNNSFKNGILPIILDEKVVDELFNETFAVEGYELTVDLSAQKIVKPNGDEIRFDVDSFRKHCLLNGLDDIGLTLQHAEEIKTYEESRKASKPWLYAN
- a CDS encoding phosphoribosylanthranilate isomerase is translated as MRTRVKICGLTRIEDALQAVNSGADAIGLVFYEPSPRYVDIAKAREIAAQIPAFVTVTALFVNPSKEQVEQVLSEVRIDLLQFHGQEPGEFCRQFGRNYIKAVPMREETDLVQIAAEFHDCSGLLLDTYKPGVPGGTGETFNWQWIPQTFAKPIILAGGLTPENAGQAIEAVHPWALDVSGGVEASKGIKSAEKISRFMQEVMRRV
- a CDS encoding bactofilin family protein yields the protein MGFFSSSRKSASQEGGKTIIAEGCRIQGEFTELKGELHNDGMIEGVINTAFDISIGSNGVIKGLIKAREVVLSGLIEGHVACEKIEILPGGKLVGDLVCRDFVIEQGGKFIGQRHELTEGGRVLSMTEALDSSEHKRLLEFAGLKETDSEEDGLVFENLDRMEK
- a CDS encoding aspartate-semialdehyde dehydrogenase, whose amino-acid sequence is MTKLYDIAVVGATGAVGETILKVLEERDFPVGNLYPLASSRSAGKKIQFKGQWVEVQDLEKFDFSKAQIGLFSPGASISKIYAPKAAEAGCVVVDNTSQFRYDDDIPLVVPEVNPEAVAGYKSRGIIANPNCSTIQMLVALKPIYDAVGIKRINVATYQAVSGSGKEAIEELATQTANLLNMKPVEAKVYPKQIAFNCIPQIDVFMDNGYTKEEMKMVWETKKIMGDDSILVNPTAVRVPVFYGHSEAVHIETDKKITAAEAKALFEKANGVVLMDEHVDGGYPTAVTDAADTNPVYVGRIREDISCEKGLNLWVVADNVRKGAATNTVQIAEVLIKDYL
- a CDS encoding M23 family metallopeptidase → MRNRFTVTISDVHGARHYSFTQLAKRFFSWILLLFLTLWVAGALTIVWFSNKVDEVEAQHRFAVKAYSDRLAKVEDDYENMLTEKGELETALNQKSERLDSLGQTLQNIEEMIMTQDELQSLATLPVEQRLENLQMSALERSLMLASIPNGSAVKNFKGFTSYYGVRKHPVTGVRSRHLGIDYRGGVGEDVLATADGIVSFSAFSKETGFGNLVSIIHANGFKTRYGHLHKRTVKVGDYVYKGQKIGEIGNTGRSTGPHLHYEVLFLSRRIDPKPFHEWSQENYNAIFQEVKLVPWGSLVQAASLQAKKVEKQLLPRDVAFRASLPN